ACAGTATTTAGCCCGGATGGAAGATTGTTTCAGGTAGAATATGCAAGAGAAGCGGTGAAAAGAGGAACAACTACTGTTGGAATAAAATTCAAAAAAGGAGTTGCTCTTATAGTTGATAAAAGAATCACATCCCGCCTGATAGAGCCAGCTTCAATAGAAAAGATATTCAAGATAGATGAGCATATCGGATGTGCTACTTCAGGGCTAGTTGCGGATGCAAGAGCTCTGGTAGAGAGAGCAAGAATTGAGGCACAGATAAATAGGCTAACATATGAGAAGCCAATACAAGTCAAGGCCCTGACAAGAAAA
This genomic interval from Thermoplasmatales archaeon contains the following:
- the psmA gene encoding archaeal proteasome endopeptidase complex subunit alpha, with the translated sequence TVFSPDGRLFQVEYAREAVKRGTTTVGIKFKKGVALIVDKRITSRLIEPASIEKIFKIDEHIGCATSGLVADARALVERARIEAQINRLTYEKPIQVKALTRKICDFKQTYTQYGGVRPFGTALLIGGIDETGAHLFATDPSGAMVEYKATAEGEGRDAAIEYFEKNYKENMSMEEAIEIGLEAIK